The Leptidea sinapis chromosome 15, ilLepSina1.1, whole genome shotgun sequence genome window below encodes:
- the LOC126968497 gene encoding GTP-binding protein Di-Ras2, with the protein MPEQSNDYRVVVFGAGGVGKSSLVLRFVKGTFRESYIPTIEDTYRQVISSNKTICTLQITDTTGSHQFPAMQRLSISKGHAFILVYSVSSRQSLEELKPIWQTIKEIKSADLPNIPVMLAGNKCDESPEIREVSAAEGQAQAQEWGVSFMETSAKTNHNVTQLFQELLNMEKNRNVSLQVDGKGKKKKDKVVKEGGEGSATGREKCLLM; encoded by the exons ATGCCGGAGCAAAGTAATGATTATCGAGTTGTAGTATTTGGTGCTGGTGGCGTAGGTAAAAGCTCACTTGTACTTCGATTTGTAAAAGGAACGTTCAGGGAATCCTACATACCGACAATTGAAGACACATATAGACAG GTTATAAGCAGTAACAAAACAATATGCACACTCCAGATAACGGACACAACAGGATCTCATCAATTTCCAGCTATGCAAAGACTGTCAATTAGTAAG GGTCATGCATTTATACTGGTTTACTCAGTCAGCAGCCGGCAATCTTTGGAAGAACTCAAACCTATTTGGCAGACAATAAAGGAGATCAAAAGTGCTGATCTTCCCAACATACCTGTAATGCTGGCAGGTAATAAATGTGATGAAAGTCCTGAAATCAGAGAGGTTTCTGCAGCAGAAGGTCAAGCACAAGCACAAGAATGGGGTGTTTCATTTATGGAGACTTCTGCAAAGACTAATCATAATGTAACACAACTATTTCag GAACTGCTGAACAtggaaaaaaatagaaatgtgtCTCTTCAGGTGGATGGAAAGGGTAAGAAGAAAAAAGATAAAGTGGTGAAGGAGGGTGGGGAGGGTTCAGCTACTGGGAGAGAGAAATGCTTGTTAATGTAG